The following proteins are co-located in the Spirosoma montaniterrae genome:
- a CDS encoding sterol desaturase family protein: protein MLPVIFAIFAFCFLLERLFPGWKLPTVPTWTIRVLAINFVQLMVVVVAGFTWEKWLSAYSLFHLSNHVGNAGGGVIAYVIATFIFYWWHRWRHTVDFLWTHFHQIHHSPQRLEVITSFYKHPLEMTVNSVIGTLLVYTLLGLNAEAGAIYTLCTALGEFFYHTNVKTPQWVGYIFQRPEMHRIHHEYEKHTSNYGDIVWWDMLFGTYQNPKEFRSTCGFDEEKELRLGDMLRFRDVHRE from the coding sequence ATGTTACCCGTTATTTTCGCGATTTTCGCTTTCTGTTTTTTGCTCGAACGGCTCTTTCCCGGCTGGAAACTCCCGACCGTGCCTACCTGGACAATACGTGTACTGGCTATCAACTTTGTGCAGTTGATGGTGGTGGTCGTAGCCGGGTTTACGTGGGAAAAATGGCTCTCTGCCTATTCGCTATTTCACCTTTCCAATCACGTTGGCAACGCAGGCGGGGGTGTGATTGCCTACGTTATCGCTACGTTCATCTTTTACTGGTGGCATCGTTGGCGGCATACGGTCGATTTTCTGTGGACACACTTTCACCAAATACACCACAGCCCGCAACGACTGGAGGTCATCACGTCGTTTTATAAGCACCCGCTCGAAATGACGGTCAACTCCGTCATCGGCACGCTGCTGGTTTATACGTTACTCGGTCTGAACGCTGAAGCGGGAGCTATTTATACGCTTTGCACGGCATTGGGCGAGTTTTTTTATCACACAAACGTAAAAACTCCGCAGTGGGTCGGCTACATATTTCAGCGACCCGAAATGCATCGAATCCATCACGAATACGAAAAGCATACCAGCAACTACGGCGACATTGTCTGGTGGGACATGCTGTTCGGCACGTATCAGAACCCGAAGGAATTTCGCTCGACCTGCGGCTTCGATGAGGAAAAAGAGCTTCGGTTAGGCGACATGCTGCGCTTTCGGGACGTTCACCGGGAATGA
- a CDS encoding DUF4870 domain-containing protein translates to MENQPPTPPPYSPVPTGPAPLNQSDERMWAMLAHLSALTGLFTVVGSVVGPLIVWQVQKERSAFVDFHGKEALNFNITIAIASAISFVLFLLLVGFVLIWIVGAVWLIFTLIAAVKANNGEYYRYPLTFRFVK, encoded by the coding sequence ATGGAAAACCAACCGCCTACCCCCCCACCCTACTCACCCGTTCCGACCGGCCCCGCGCCCCTGAACCAATCCGACGAGCGGATGTGGGCCATGCTCGCGCATCTGAGTGCGCTAACCGGCCTCTTTACCGTTGTTGGCAGCGTTGTTGGGCCGCTGATTGTGTGGCAGGTGCAGAAAGAACGGTCGGCTTTTGTGGATTTTCACGGCAAGGAAGCCCTGAATTTCAACATCACCATTGCCATAGCGTCGGCCATTTCGTTTGTGCTGTTTCTGCTGCTTGTGGGCTTTGTGCTGATCTGGATTGTGGGAGCGGTATGGCTGATTTTTACGCTTATTGCCGCCGTAAAAGCCAATAACGGCGAATATTATCGTTACCCGTTGACGTTTCGGTTCGTGAAATAG
- a CDS encoding NUDIX hydrolase, whose amino-acid sequence MQKAVRVCAYLCGMMPDNDPQPWQVERSEYVHQLPWFTVRKDAVRMANGGYIPDYFIFEYPDWINVVAVTTDNRLVLIRQYRHGAKDVHYELCAGVIDRNADGQADDPLETARRELLEETGFGGGQWQLLLTLSANPGTHANRTYCYLATGVELQQAQNLEITEEITVHLVSPERAMQIIEQGEMLQALHVAPLLKHLNLLNRD is encoded by the coding sequence TTGCAAAAAGCCGTTCGGGTTTGTGCGTACCTTTGCGGCATGATGCCCGATAACGACCCGCAACCCTGGCAGGTAGAACGCTCCGAATACGTTCATCAATTGCCGTGGTTTACTGTTCGCAAAGACGCCGTTCGGATGGCAAACGGCGGCTACATTCCCGATTACTTTATTTTTGAGTATCCCGACTGGATCAACGTCGTAGCCGTAACGACCGATAATCGATTGGTGCTTATCCGCCAGTATCGGCACGGTGCCAAAGATGTTCATTACGAACTCTGCGCCGGTGTTATCGACCGTAATGCTGACGGGCAAGCCGACGACCCACTGGAAACGGCCCGGCGCGAATTGCTCGAAGAAACCGGCTTCGGTGGAGGCCAATGGCAACTGCTGCTGACACTCTCGGCCAATCCGGGCACCCACGCTAACCGAACCTACTGTTATTTAGCCACGGGCGTTGAACTGCAACAAGCGCAAAATCTGGAAATTACCGAAGAAATTACCGTGCATTTAGTATCCCCAGAACGGGCTATGCAGATCATCGAACAGGGCGAAATGCTGCAAGCCCTGCATGTGGCACCACTGCTCAAGCACTTGAACCTTCTGAACCGGGATTAG
- a CDS encoding pyridoxal phosphate-dependent aminotransferase codes for MIIPLAHRANQTQEYYFSVKLAEVRALMAAGHDVINIGIGNPDLMPSANTLTALSQSAQQPNAHGYQPYKGTPGLRQAITRFYKHTYGVSLDADTEILPLIGSKEGITHLSMTFLNDGDGVLVPELGYPAYRAVSQMVGAKVLEYPLLEHHGWQPDWEAMADLVTPSTKIVWMNYPHMPTGAPATQALFERAVRFAHDHRVLLCHDNPYSLILNKKPPISLLSVDGAKEVAVELNSLSKSHNMAGWRIGWMAGTKAYVDAVLTIKSNVDSGQFRPLMDAAAEALTNSDDWHRDRNAVYEGRLEAVYALLDALGCTYATDQEGLFIWANLPDSVESAETLVDNLLRQKHVFIAPGFIFGPKGNRYVRVSLCVPKERIWEAVRRISE; via the coding sequence ATGATTATTCCCCTCGCCCACCGCGCTAATCAAACCCAGGAATATTACTTTTCCGTTAAGCTCGCCGAAGTCCGTGCGCTCATGGCCGCCGGACACGACGTTATCAACATCGGTATCGGCAACCCCGACCTGATGCCTTCGGCCAACACCCTGACCGCGCTGTCGCAATCAGCGCAGCAGCCCAATGCTCACGGCTACCAGCCCTACAAAGGTACGCCCGGCCTGCGGCAGGCCATCACCCGGTTTTATAAGCATACGTATGGCGTTTCGCTTGATGCCGATACCGAAATTTTGCCACTTATTGGCTCAAAAGAAGGCATTACACACCTGTCGATGACCTTTCTGAACGATGGCGACGGTGTGTTAGTACCCGAACTCGGCTACCCGGCCTACCGGGCCGTGAGCCAAATGGTTGGTGCGAAGGTGCTGGAATACCCGCTACTTGAACACCACGGCTGGCAACCCGACTGGGAAGCAATGGCCGACCTCGTAACACCCAGCACGAAAATTGTCTGGATGAACTACCCGCACATGCCTACGGGTGCTCCGGCTACGCAGGCGTTGTTCGAGCGGGCCGTGCGGTTCGCCCACGACCATCGGGTGTTGCTTTGCCACGACAACCCATATAGCCTGATTCTGAACAAAAAACCGCCCATTAGCCTGCTCTCGGTCGATGGCGCGAAAGAAGTTGCTGTTGAGTTGAACTCGCTCAGCAAGTCGCACAATATGGCGGGCTGGCGAATTGGCTGGATGGCCGGTACCAAAGCCTATGTCGATGCGGTACTGACAATCAAAAGCAATGTCGATTCGGGGCAGTTTCGGCCCCTGATGGATGCTGCCGCCGAAGCCTTAACCAACTCCGACGACTGGCACCGTGACCGCAACGCCGTGTACGAAGGCCGCTTAGAAGCCGTGTACGCCCTGCTCGACGCCCTCGGCTGCACCTACGCCACCGATCAGGAGGGCTTATTTATCTGGGCCAACCTCCCCGATTCAGTCGAATCAGCCGAAACGCTGGTCGATAATCTGCTGCGGCAAAAGCACGTGTTTATTGCGCCCGGCTTCATTTTCGGCCCGAAAGGCAATCGCTACGTGCGCGTGTCGCTATGTGTACCGAAAGAACGCATCTGGGAAGCCGTTCGGCGAATTAGTGAGTGA